CCCCACAGCGTACGGTGATCCACTCCTCTCATTCCGGCGCCCTCGCCGGTGCGGAACGAGCCCAGCACCATGTGCCCGCCCAGCACAACGAGCAGTACCCCGGCGGCAATTCCCGCCACCCGGCCAAGGAGGTGGCCGACATAGTTTCCGGTAACAAGCCCCAGCAGAGGCATCAGCACATGAAAAAAAGCAACGAGCAGGCCCATTTGCAGCACATGAACAAGACGGATGCCTCTCATCCCGATTCCTACGCCAAGCGAAAAGGCATCCATGCCCAGAGCGATCGCCATAATTGCAATGGTTACGATCTGGCCCCAACCGGCCTGCACTTCCCCTATGCCCATCCCCATACCTCCATGTCCGAATATCTTGTACCATCACGATATGCGGACAAGAGGACAATCATTCTATTGATTGGAAAAAAGAGGGCTATTCAGCGTCGATCACTCGGCCCGCGGCGGCCTTCATCAGCCGATTCATAATGGCGGACCCGAGCCCTGTCTCCGGGCAAGCTTCAGCCAGGATATAAGTCGCTTCCGCTTCATCAAAGCGCCGCAGCGCGGCATAGAGGAAGCGGGCGGCCGTCTCCGGCGAGGCCAGCGGGCCGAGCGAGACGACACAGTCGGCGGCGCCGGCGGGATACAGGGGCAGATGCTCCTCGAAGAGGAGCATCCCCGTCGTCTCGCCGCGCCCGCGGGCCTCAGCCAGCAGGCCCGCCGCCGCCTTCGCCGCGCCCGCCGGCGAAGACCCCCGCACGACGCCGAGCCAGCCCCGCGGCGCGTAGTGCGCGTACTTCATGCCCGGCGCGCGCGGCGCCGGGCTGCCGTCCCCCGCCGCGTCCGGGGCGGGGCGGTCCGTAGCCTCCGCGGCTTCCTGCGGAGGCGTGAAATCAGGCGCCGCCGAAACGCCCGTGACGGCGGCTTCACCTGCGACGGCCGCCAGCTGCGCGGCCGTGATGCCGGGACGGAGCACGGCGACGGAGCCGTCCGGCTGCACCTGCACGACGGTCGACTCCAGACCGACGCCCGCGGCTCCGCCGTCCAGCACGCCGCCGATCTTGCCGGCAAGATCGTCCAGCACATGGCGGGCCAGCGTCGGGCTCGGCCGCCCGGAGCGGTTGGCGCTCGGAGCGGCGACCGGACATCCGGCTTCGGCCAGCAGAGCCAGCGCCACGGGATGGTCCGGCATGCGCACGCCGACCGTGTCCAGCCCTGCCGTTACGCGCGAGGACAGCACGCCGGCCCGGAGCGGCAGCACCACGGTCAGCGGACCGGGCCAGTAGGCGTCCATCAAGGCCGCCGCCAGTGTGGGCACTTCCGTCACAAGCTCTCCGAGCGCCGCCCGGTCGGCAATGTGGACAATCAGGGGATTGTCCGAAGGCCGTCCCTTGGCCTTGAAAATCGCCTCGACCGCCTCCGCATTCCGCGCGTCCGCCCCGAGGCCGTACACCGTCTCGGTCGGAAAAGCGACCGTATTCCCTGCCTTAAGCATCTCCGCCGCTTCCGCAATCGCCGCAACGTCCGCCGGGTTCCGTTCCCGTCCGGTTACCCCCTCCGCTCCGCTTAGCTTCCAATATTTTGTTTCCATGTTCACAGGCCTCCGTTCAAAAATAACGGCCCCACCGCGTGGGGCCGTTTATCTATAAGAAAATAGTAACATATCCGGCTGCAAAACAATAGAATCTATGCCCACAAACTGCTGATCCAACCTCCGATTTTTAGCAGCAGGTCCCAGACAAAGAACCGAACCTTCGGTTCCTCTCCGGCGGCCCCCGCTTGGGCCGCGGAATCCGGCTGCCGGTCACCCGCCAGCGCCGCCTGGCCTTCCTTTGCTTTTCCCGCGTCGCCCTTACCATCCGCAGACAACTTCGCGGCCTTGGCATCCCCTGCCGGTTTGGCCGCCGCATCCCCCGAACCCGCATCGATGAAGCAGAGCGGCGGGAACAGCACGCACCACCAATTTTGTCCCTTTCCTTCTCCTAGTGTTACGCGAAGAGCTTCATATTCCCCTGCGGGATAAACCGTCCCTCCGTACAGCTTGGTCGGAAACGGGACGACACCCAGCTCCACCTTATAGCCGTAGTCGATGCCGCGCTTGTCCAGTTCGCCGCCCACCAGCTTTTCCAGCTCCGGCAAATGATCTCGTATAACGGCACGCGCCTGATCGAGACTTTGAGGGTCCTCCAGTTCAGCGACCCACCCGTTCATCTGCTCCACAATGTTATCGCGGATCTGCCGCTTGACCAGCTGATCCTGCGCCCCGTCCGAATTGGCGAGAATCCGCAGCCGGATCGATTCCTGCGGAATGGGTCCGGCGCTTACGGCGGCATCGGTTTTTTGCCCTTCCCAGGCCATCATGACAAACATAAAGATACAAATTAAAATGGCAGTATACGTAAAGGTCTTACGCAGCGAATCTCCGGCAATTTCTCTTTTGACGTTCATTTGGGATACCCCTCTCCACTGGCTTCATGTCAGTCAGTATCCCCGGAAGGCGGAGCGTCCAAACCTATTAATCTATTTATTTTTGCTGCGCGCACGTACACTGTTCGTAGAGAACGGATCTTACTAGAGGAGGAAAAACTTTGAACCAAACCATCCGCTACCCCGCCCCCCCTGCTTCCCGGCGGCGTCATTGCCGTCACCGCACCTTCCAGTGGAGTCCGTCCGGAGTATGCCGGCTTATTTAATCAGGCCGCCGAACATGCGCAGGAGCTCGGATTTATCGTGAGGGCAGGCGCCGTTCTCCGCTCCCGGGCCAAATTGGCCCTCGCCCCGGCGGCTGAGCGGGCGGCCGAGCTTCAAGCTTTTTTGCTGGATGATACGGTCGATGTTGTAATGCCTCCATGGGGCGGCGAATTTCTGATGGAAATCCTGCCGCTCATGGACTGGGAGAAGCTGCGGACGGCGCCGCCGAAGTGGATGATCGGCTACTCGGATACAAGCACCTTCCTGTTTGCTTACACCCTGATGACCGGATGCGCGACCGCGCACGGCACCAATTTCATCGACCTGCGGGCCCGTCCGCTGGATGACGTTACCGCCCGCTGGCTGGACGTGGTTGGAACCAGGGCCGGCGGGACGGTTGCCCAGACCTCGTCGGCTATGTATCAGTCAGCCTGGGATATAACCAAGCCGGGCTTTATCCTGGATACGCCAACAAGCTGGCGGACGATCGCCCCGGGCGGCGGAAGCGGCGAAGACCCCGCCGTCTCTTTTGGCGGCAGACTCATCGGCGGCTGCCTTGAGACACTGACCACGCTGATCGGTACGCCTTACGCTCCGGTTCCCACCTTCATCCGCGATTACTGCGGTGAGGAAGGCACGGTCTGGTTCCTGGAAAGCTCGCAGCGGAACGCGGGCGATATTCACAGGCAGCTGTGGCAGATGAAAGAGTGCGGCTGGTTTGAGAACTGCCGCGGGCTTCTGTACGGCAGACCGGCGGGATACTCGCCCGTGCAGGATTTCGGCCTCGCCGACTCCTTGGAGCAGCTTGCGGGCGAGCTTGGCATTCCGGTCGTCTACGAGGCGGATATCGGACATGTGCCTCCCCAGTTGACACTCGTTAACGGAGCTTTCGCGGCAGTGACTGCCGGGGGAGGAAGAGGAACAGTTACAATGAGCTTTAACTAAGCGGGAGAAAGGTTCGCCGTCAGCAAAAACAACAAAAAACCGCCAGGCGCCTCTTTACAAAGGAGTCCTGGCGGTTGGGGTATTAGTCTTACAAGAGTCTTACAAGAATCTTATTAAGAAAGCGTCCGGATCATCCCTGTCTGGCCGGAGCCGTATACGAGGCCTTCGGCAAATCTTCTTCTTCCTCCTGCCCGTACAACCGCACGCTCATCACGAACCCGATGCTCGCCATATTGATCAGCAGCGAGGTTCCCCCGTAACTAATGAAAGGCAGGGTAATTCCGGTCAGCGGCATAAGTCCGATAAAAGCTCCGATATTCTCAAAAATCTGGTACAGCATCATGGCGACAATGCCGACAATAATGAACGGCCCGCCCCTGTCTCTGCATTCGAGTGCGATCAGAATCATCCTGTGGATCAGAATAAAGTACAGGAGCAACAGCACAGCCGAGCCCACAAAGCCGAATTCTTCCGCAATCTCTACGAAAATCGAATCCGAATAGGTGTAAGGGACCCGCTCCGACTGCACCGAGCTTCCTTCCATATAACCTTCGCCGCTCATTCCGCCGGAAGCTATTGCAAGCTTGGCGTTTTTCGTATGGTAGCTGGCCTTCGCGGACGCTTCATCCGGCATAAGCCAGGGGTCGAAGCGTTCCACCAAGTGGGGACGCAATTCATTCAGAAATTTCGAGATGGGTTCATGATAATGAATATATGAAAAAATACTGCCGCCCACCAGCCCGCCTGCAACCACCAGTCCGATCAGCGCATGGGAAAATTTAATGTTCCCGATCCAGAGCAGGCCACCGAGAATGACAATGTAGGAAAGCGCGTTTCCCAGGTCATTTTGCATGATGACAATACCGAAAGGAAGCAGCGTCAGCAGACCGAGCGGCACGATATCCCTCCAGAAATGGAGCCGGTTCTTGTTCTTCTTAAACAGGAAGGCCGCCAGAAACAAAATAAGGATCAGCTTGAACAGCTCCGCGGGCTGAAGGCTGAAGCCATTGAACTTGATCCAGCCCTTGGCGCCGTTCTCTTCCGCACCGATGAAGGTGACCAGCACGAGCAGTGCGATCCCGAACGAGTAAATATACACCGCGTACTTGATCAGCAGGCGATAGTCCAAAAACGTCAATCCGAAAAAGGCGATGAATCCCAAAATATAAAACTTCAACATTTTAATGTGAAAACCGTCCAGGCCCTGCCGGCCATGAGTCACACTGTATATCGAGAACAGACTGATCACCATCAACAACACAAGAACCACGACGATGACGCCGTCGATTTTTTTAAACTTCTGGAGCAATGCTCTGCCTCCCTGTGGTTTTACTGGCTTTGTCCGTACATCAGACTAAAATTTCTGGCCGCTTACTTTATTGTAAAGGAATGGGTTGCTAACGCGCAATCCCCAGCACATGGCGGGGAATGCCCGCGAGATCGGGAACGGTCACGATCTCGCTCCAATGCCCGGCCGCCGTAAGCAGGGCGGCCACCTGCTCCGCCTGCCCGAGCCCGAGCTCGAAGCCGACGAGGCGCGGCGGAGCCGGGAGCAGCCGAAGCTGCTCCATCATGCGGCGATACGGGTCCAGCCCGTCCTCGCCGCCGTCCAGTGCGGTGCGCGGCTCATGGTCGCGCACTTCGCGCTGAAGCCCGGCGATGTCCGCGCCGGGAATGTAGGGCGGGTTGGAGACGAGAATATCCGTCTCCAAGCCCTTGAACGGCTCGAGCAGGTCGCCGAGCCGCAGCTCCACCGCCGCGCCGAGACGCTCCGCGTTGCGGCCGGCCACGGCCAAGGCCGCCGGCGAGATGTCGCCGGCGAGCACCCGCCACGCCGGCGCTTCGGCCGCCAGCGTGACGGAGATCGCGCCGCTGCCCGCGCCGATGTCGATCGCGGTCAGGCGGCGAAACCCGCCGCATGTGACCGGCTTACCCGCATCGCCTGGTCCTGACTCGTCACTCATGCCTGCGGACAGCTTGACCGCATCACTCGATGCTACGCTCGGTCCTGCCTCGCCACGTACGCCTGCGGACAGCTTGCCCTCATAGCTTGGCGCCCCGCCCAACCGGCTCGCCGGTCCAGCCAGTCCATTCCCGTTATTCGCCTCTGTGCTCGGCTCGCCCGCAAGCTTCACCTCTCCCTCCGGCCACAGCTCCGCCGCATAGCCCAGCACCGCCTCCACGAGCAGCTCCGTCTCCGGGCGGGGAATCAGAACATCCGGCGTCACCTCAAAGGGGCGGCCGTAGAACTCCTGCTCACCGGTAATATACTGCACCGGCTCGCCGCTCGCCCTGCGGGTCACGGCGATCTCCCACTGCTCCCGTTTGTCCGCCGGAAAGGGTTCGGCCAAGGCCATGTAGTAAGCCGCGCCGGACAGGCCCAACAAATGCTCCAGCAGAAGCTGCGAGCTGCGCTGCGGCTCGCTGACGCCGAGACCGCTTAAAAAAGAAGAAGCCTCCGCAAAGGCTTCCCGGATGCTTTGCACCTGCGGCATGATATATGCGCTCTGTTTCAAAGCATTATTCTCCCTTTTCCAATATATCCGCCTGTTCCGCAATGGAGAGCGCCGAAATAATCTCTTCGATTTCACCGTTCATAACGGAATCCAGACGGTGCAGCGTCAGGCCGATCCGGTGATCGGTCACCCGGCTCTGAGGGAAGTTGTAGGTCCGAATCCGCTCACTGCGGTCTCCGGTGCCGACCTTGCTCTTGCGCTCACCGGCATACTTGGCTTCTTCTTCCTGCCGCATCATGTCGGAAATCCGGGCGCGCAGCACCTGAAGAGCCTTCTCTTTGTTGGAGTTCTGCGATTTGCCGTCCTGACAGGTCGCCACGATTCCCGTAGGAACATGCGTCACGCGGACTGCGGATTTTGTCGTATTAACCGACTGGCCTCCCGCGCCGCTGGAACAGAACGTATCCACGCGGATATCCTTGTCAAGGATTTCGATATCGACTTCCTCCGCTTCAGGCATGACCGCCACGGTCGATGTCGAAGTGTGAATCCGGCCGCCGGATTCCGTCGTCGGGATGCGCTGCACGCGGTGCGCGCCGCTTTCGTACTTCATTTTGCTGTAAGCTCCACGGCCGTTGATCATAAAGATGACCTCTTTAAAGCCGCCCAGATCGTTCGTATTGGCGTCCATCAGCTCCACGCGCCAGCCCTGGGTATCTGCAAAACGGGTGTACATACGGTACAGGTCGGAAGCGAACAAAGCCGCTTCGTCCCCGCCGGCCGCCCCCCGGATTTCGACAATTACGTTCTTGTCGTCGTTCGGGTCCTTTGGCAGCAGCAAGATGCGAATTTTCTCCTCCAGCTCAGTCTGGCGCTGCGACAATTCCTCGATTTCCATCTTCACCATGTCGCGCATTTCGTCGTCGAGCTTCTCGCCGAGCAACGTTTTGGCGGCGTCGAGCTCTTCCATCACATTTCTATATTCTGTATAAGCCTCGTAGGCGGGCTGCAGATCGGATTGTTCTTTGGAATAGTCCCTCAGTTTCTTACTATCGCTTGCAACATCCGGATCGCAAAGCAGTTCACTGAGTTTCTCATAGCGGTCCGCCAGAGATTGCAATCGGTCCAACAAGGGAATTCACCTCTTCAGTTCTTTTTTCATTTTAAATACAGTTTCACGACTTTATATTATATCACGAATTGGCTGATTTGGCTACATTTCGTCACCCGGCAGATTCGACCGTCCGTATCCCGATGCAGAGTTCAAAATCATAAGAAGAAACGGCTTCGCCGTCCTCTGGAAGAGGAAGGCATCCGTTTCTCGTAAAAATATCAGGTTAAGGATAAGCGCGAAGTTTATACTTTCTGATATTCAAAAAAGGCCATCCCGCGTTAATGTTGATATCACCGCGAAATGGCCTTCATCTGACTAACAAAACAAGCTTTATACGTTAAACCGGAAATGCATAACGTCTCCGTCCTGCACCACATATTCCTTGCCTTCAAGCCGAAGCTGGCCGCGCTCTTTCGCGCCGTTCATCGAACCTGCGGCAACCAGATCGTCGTAAGCCACCACTTCCGCGCGGATAAAGCCGCGCTCGAAGTCGGAGTGAATAACCCCGGCCGCTCCCGGCGCTTTGGTCCCTTTGCGGATCGTCCAGGCGCGAACCTCCTGCACACCCGCCGTAAAATACGTATACAGCCCAAGCAGCTTGTAAGCCGCTTTGATCAGACGGTTAAGGCCTGACTCTTCGAGGCCAAGCTCTTCCAGGAACATCGCCTTGTCTTCGCCTTCCAGCTCGGCGATTTCCGCCTCCACCTTTGCGCTGATCGGCACGACTTCCGCATTCTCGGCGGCGGCGAACTCGCGCACCTGCTTCACATACGGATTCTCTTCCGCTGTGGCAACCTCGTCTTCGCCGACATTGGCTGCGTACAGCACCGGCTTTAGCGTCAGCAAATGAAGATCGCGCACGATGAGATGCTCTTCCTCGTTCAGCTCCACGCTGCGGGCGGGCATATCGTTGTACAGCGCTTCTTTGACGCGCTCGAGCACTTCTACTTCCTGGGCGTACTGCTTGTTGCCGCCCTTCATGTTTTTGCGGGAACGGTCGATCCGTTTCTCCACACTCTCCACGTCAGCGAGAATCAGCTCCAGGTTAATCGTCTGGATATCGCTGATCGGATTAACCTTGCCGTCAACGTGGGTAACGTTCTCGTCCTCGAAGCAGCGCACGACATGGACGATGGCGTCCACCTCGCGGATATGTGCCAGGAACTTGTTGCCCAGCCCCTCGCCCTTGCTCGCTCCGCGCACCAGTCCGGCAATGTCGACGAACTCAAATGCGGTCGGCACCGTTTTGTTCGGCACAACCAGTTCAGTCAGCTTGTCGAGGCGCTCATCCGGAACTTCCACGACTCCGACGTTCGGGTCGATTGTGCAAAAAGGATAATTCGCGGACTCCGCACCCGCCTGCGTAATTGCATTAAACAACGTCGATTTGCCCACGTTGGGCAGACCTACGATACCCGCTTTCAAAGCCATATATATGACAACTCCCATTTTTCGTTAATTGACCAGTAAGTCTTGCGATCTAAACTATTATATATTAGAACAAACACCCCAGCAATACCGGGGGACGGAACCCTTAAAGAGACCAGAGGCGCTCCCCGCCTAACTAAGAAGAAACGGCTTCGCCGTCCTCTGGAAGAGGAAGGCATCCGTTTCTCGTAAAAATATCAGGTTAAGGATAATCGCGAAGCTTATACTTTCTGATATTTTAAAATAAACCGCCTATTCCCCGCACTGCCGGACAGGCGGCGTAAACGCCTTATTTCTGCGCCGGCTAACGCCTTATGCAGCTGACCTGTCCATTTCACAGATACAAATTCCAAAAAATGTCTTTCAAAGCGTGGACACTTCCACAAAACCGAGATATACGCGGCCAATCTATCCCCAGTCAGCATTATTACTATATATTGAAATCGTTCCGTTTATTTTATCAATATATAGAATCTTGGCTTCAAGGTGACTACCTTGTGCAGATGTCCACCTTTTAAAAGACATTCTCATAAAATGTCCTTGTTGAGAGAACGGTGTATGCAGAAAGGCCAACCGGCACCCCCGGCTGACCTAATCACATGAAGGACCTCACCCCACCCGGAGATCCTTCGTATTCTTCCTGCGGTGTGGGCGTCGCCCGCTCTTCACTGGCATTCCTTTTAATGTCGGCGAAGCCGAACGCGGCGCATCATGTTACAGATCCTTGGACATCGTAATGTCGGTCACTCCGAAGCCCATTTTTTTGTACAGCTCAAACGCACGTTGGTTCTGGCCGAACACATGCAGCCCGATCTTGCTGATATTCATGCTGCGGGCCTCTTCGTCGAGCGCCTGCATGGCCTGCTTGCCGTAGCCCTTGTCCTGGAACGGTTCATAAATATAAATGTCATAAATAAAAGCTTCCCGGCCGCGCCGGCCCTCGGTCACGTTGAACCAAATGTACCCGACATGGGTATCGCTCTCTTCTTCGACCACAGAGTACAGATAGGCGCCTTCGGTATGCAGCCCCCGGGGCAAAAAGCGCGTCATCGCCTCTTTGGACTGTTTCAGCGCGTTATCCGGTTCCCATGCTCCCGATTTCACTTTTTCTTCGGCATAGTCGCTGGTCGATTGACTCATGAAAAATTGAAACGTCGCTTCGTCCATTTGAACCAGTTTTATCATTATGATTAGACCTTCCTTATTTCGGTATTTAGATGCGCACCAGCCGGGGCGTTCCGCGCAAAGCCGCAACGGAGGAAACGCCGATGCCGAACATCACCGTCCGCAGCTCCAGCTCGGTCTGCGCAAGCGCCGCTTCCAGCGCTTCCTCCGATTCCACCGCCGGTCCAAGCAGATTTCGGCCAAAACCGGCCAGATCCGCGCCGAGGGCCAGTGTCTTGGCGGCGTCGACGCCGCTGCGGAGGCCTCCGCTGCCGATCAACGCGCCTTCAGGCGCCGCGGAGCGCACTTCGGCAATGCAATCGGCTGTCGGAATGCCCCAATCTGCGAACGCCTCAGCGGCGCCGCGCTTAACCGGATCGGCGCTGCGGAACTTCTCGACCTGGCTCCAGGACGTCCCGCCCGCTCCGGCCACATCGATGAAGGCGGCGCCGGCGCTGTACAGCTTAACCGCCGTCTCGCCGTCGATGCCCCAGCCGACCTCCTTGATGCCGACCGGAACTTCCAGGCTGCGGCATAAACGCTCAATCTTGGGCAGCAGCGAGCCGAATCCGGTATTGCCTTCAGGCTGGAACACCTCCTGGAGGCCGTTTAAATGCAGCACCAGCCAGTCGGCACCGGCGATTTCCACCGCCCGGCGGCAGTCGTCTACGCCGAAGCCGTAGGACAGCTGCACCGCTCCGAGATTCGCGATGACCGGAACATCCGGCGCCCGGTCCCGTACCCGGAATGTAGTCTCAAGCTCCGGCCGTTCCACCGCAGCCCGGACTGAACCGACGCCCAGCGTCCAGCCGCGTACCTGGGCCGCCTCGGCCAGCCGCGCATTGATCTCGCCGGTCGCGGCGCTGCCGCCGGTCATCGAGCTGATCAGCAGAGGTGTGCGCAGACTCCGGCCGAGAAAAGAGGTGTTCAGCATGATATCGTCAAAGTTCAGCTCCGGCAGCGCATTATGCCGGAACCGGTAATGTTCGAAGCCCGTGGTAATACCTTGGCCTGCGACGTCTTCATTCAGGCAAAGCCGCACGTGTTCGATCTTGCGCCCTCCGGTCGTTCCTTCCGGTATATGTTCATTATTCATATTAATCGGCACTTGGCCTTTCATCAATTTTTTGTTCCTGCTGTCATAGTATAGCACAACCAAGTAAGTGAATTTAACAGCTTCATCCGCACCTAAGCCCGGATAAGCGTTGTTTTTCAACTGGTCAATGGTGCATCAACAGCATAGGCGGCATATCAGATGGCAGCCATTCTGCTTCACCGGTTTCCTCCTGGCGGTAATAATAAATAGCTGGACGAAACGGACAACCGCTGCACACCTTTTTTCAGGAGGAACCTTCTATGAATCCAAGCCGCTCCAACAATCATTCAATAAATGAAAGTCCGCCCGCAATCCTTTCGAATCGCCCTTCTAAACGGAACTATTCCGGACATTTCTCAAGACGCCCTCTTAAATGGACATTGGCCGTTATTACCACTCTTCTTCTCTGGCTGATCGGCGTGATGATCTATCAGACGCACAAGCCGCTGCCTCCCGGCCTTTCGTTCGAAAGCCCTTTGTACCGTGTAGAGAACGTAACGTTATGGCAGGATCTGACTTACCCGGACGGCAGTCCGGAAGGCAGGCATGAGAGCGGTATTTTGCCGAGAATTCTGCAAATTATTGACGAATCCAGACAATTTCTGATTGTCGATATGTTCCTGTTCAACAATTATACGCATAAAGGGCAGCATTTCCCCCCGGTAAGCCGTACGCTCGCCGACAAGCTGATTGCCCACAAAACGAAATACCCGAATATGGATATCGCGTTCATCACGGACGAAGTTAATACAAACTACGGCTCCGCCCCCAATGCCCTGCTCGAAAAAATGAAACAAGCGGGCATCAACGTCATCGTTACCAATGTCGATCCTTTGCGGGATTCGACTCCCGCTTACTCCGCCGTCTGGCGCACATTCATCCAGTGGTTCGGGCAATCCGGCAAGGGCTGGGTTCCCAATCTAATGGCAAACAACGGACCGGATATTACCGTAAGGTCCTATTTAAAGCTGCTGAACGTCAAGGCTAATCACCGAAAAACCGTCGTCAGCGAACGCTCGGCACTGATCAGTTCGGCCAACGTGCACGACGCAAGCGCCTATAATTCCAATATCGCGCTTGAGGTGCAGGGACCGGTTATCGCGGATATTGTGCGGACGGAGCAGGCCGCGGCGGATTTGTCCGGTGCGGGTCCGCTGCTGAAGACACAGCCATTCTTTCCACAGTCTCCGGCTAACGGCGGCAGTCCGGTGGACATTCGTTATTTAACGGAAGGGAAAACATACAAATATGCGCTTCAGGCTCTCCGCAGCTCGTCCAAGGGTGACACGGTATGGGTGGGCATGTTCTATCTCGCCGACGACACCATTATAGACGAACTGGTAAAGGCCTCGGAACGGGGAGCTTCCGTGCGGCTTCTGCTGGACCCGAACCAGAACGCTTTTGGGCGCAGCAAAATCGGCATTCCCAACCGCCCCGTGGCCTTGGAGCTGAACCGCAGGTCAGGCGGACAAATATCCATCCGCTGGTATAACACAACAAAAGAGCAGTACCATACGAAACTGCTCTTTGTGGACAAAGAAAGCGGCAAGTCCATCGCAATCGGCGGCTCTGCCAATTTTACGGCCCGCAATCTGGACGATTATAATCTTGAGAACGATCTGTGGGCCGCATTTGACTCCAGCCAGCCGATTTACGGGCAGCTTGACGCTTATTTCAACCGGCTGTGGAACAATGAAGGGGCCGAGTACAGTCTGCCGCCGGCAAGCTATCAGAGCGAAATCACCTGGCTGAAATATGCCATCATGCGTATTCAGAACGCACTGGGTTTAACGACGTACTAGATAGAGTTCTTTGACCGGTCATGGCAGCCGGTGTACGGATAGAAAGAACTTCGCGCCGCTTCTTTACAGCAGCGGCGACATCAGCCTTGCCGCAGACTCCAGCAGCCGCTCCAGCAGCCGCTTATCCATAAACTTCTCGTGGATAATCTCCGATGTAGACAGCAAGTCGCGCTCGAAGTCGGCGACGATGCGCTTGACGCTCTCGGTCTGCAGCAGCAGCGCATTGACCTCGAAGTTCAAATGGAAGCTGCGCATATCCATATTGGCCGTGCCGATCGTGGCAATTTCGCCGTCAATGATGAGCAGCTTGGAATGAATAAACCCTTTTTCATACTCGAAAATTTTGACGCCCGCTTCCAGCAAGGCCGGGAAATAGGAATGGGACGCGAGAAACGGCAGCCATTTGTCCGGCTTGGCCGGGAACAGCAGACGCACATCCAGCCCGGAGAGAGCCGCGACGCGCAAAGCCGTGTAAATATCCTCGTCGGGGATAAAATAAGGCGATGCAATCCAGACCGACTTCTCGGCCGAGGTGATCATGGAGAAGAAAATATTTTTGAGCGCTCGCCTCTCGTTGTCCGGGCCGCTCGCGATAATCTGCACCGCGCCCCCGCCCCCGGTATACCGGAGCTGAGGCGACAAATAATCCTGCTCCAGGATCTGCTCGCCGGTCGTGTGCATCCAGTCCAGCAGAAAAATAATCTGCATCGTCCGCACCGCCTCGCCCCGCACCAGCATATGCGTGTCGCGCCAGAAGCCGTAGGTTTTGCTGCGGCTCAAGTACTCGTCGCCCACATTAAGCCCGCCCATGAAGCCGACATCGCCGTCGATGACCACGATTTTACGGTGATTCCGGTAGTTGACCCGGCTGGAGAAAAAGGTCTTTGATCTGCCGTACGCCGCAACCTTTACCCCCGCGTCTCTTAAAGCCTTAAGGAAACTCTGGGACAGATG
This region of Paenibacillus sp. URB8-2 genomic DNA includes:
- the cls gene encoding cardiolipin synthase — translated: MRRGLQAVIIIGALLAFYYFGFGIFGSTGGTIISIFSTLTVVSIGLAIFMENRNPSSTMAWILLLALIPVVGLVFYFLFGQNVFKRRKYDKKAQRDLMAYEQIENDALRLHQDWSVFNSSQRKLLGLSQRLARSPISFTSETRVLTNGEETFGTLLMELRQAQHHIHMEYYIFRADEIGTRIQQILIEKARAGVKVRFMYDAVGSMHLSQSFLKALRDAGVKVAAYGRSKTFFSSRVNYRNHRKIVVIDGDVGFMGGLNVGDEYLSRSKTYGFWRDTHMLVRGEAVRTMQIIFLLDWMHTTGEQILEQDYLSPQLRYTGGGGAVQIIASGPDNERRALKNIFFSMITSAEKSVWIASPYFIPDEDIYTALRVAALSGLDVRLLFPAKPDKWLPFLASHSYFPALLEAGVKIFEYEKGFIHSKLLIIDGEIATIGTANMDMRSFHLNFEVNALLLQTESVKRIVADFERDLLSTSEIIHEKFMDKRLLERLLESAARLMSPLL